From Pseudoalteromonas viridis, the proteins below share one genomic window:
- a CDS encoding type I polyketide synthase, producing MSEQHYSELDIAIIGMAGRFPDADNVDALWQNIRAGRCAVQSYDDEALRRAGVSESDLNDPDYVKRGIPFDGLAQFDAEFFGYTPKEAEQLDPQQRHFLQTCWHAMAHAGLAQGELTGVYAGCGVPAYLMQNLLQGQQRDITSLLALTNGNDKDSLATRVSYELDLKGPAVTVQTACSTSLVAVHMACRALQNFECDSALAGGVWLNLTQDQGYHAPAGGSLSPSGQLSAFGEQADGILIGSGSAAVVLKRLAEAQEDGDPILAVIKGSAINNDGRDKVGYTAPSVNGQANAIMAALEFADIEPHSVGYIEAHGTGTELGDPIEIAALSQAYGGDTKQYCAIGSAKTNLGHLDAAAGVTGLIKAVQALRHKELPPSLHSQPLNSKIDFASSPFYVNTELKPWHSEGVRRAAVSSLGMGGTNAHVILEEYSQQDTEQNSDAPWHMLPISASSQSALVRQTQALADTLQRSPEQFGQLAAQLQHKRSALAVRYACVAENAEQAIAQLLREPQGDKAAAPRVALMFSGQGSQYVTMAQPLLRAVPTFKAAFDEVMGHFPETLQQELHSVFSPADSEILTANQLLNQTRITQPALFVVAYAMAKCYEAHGVVISAMLGHSIGEYAAACLAGVMTLEVATQLVTARGEVLQNMAPGTMLSVMADGETIAPYLNDGLDIAALNSPTNTVIAGTREAIKALQGELKAADIAATRLHVSHAFHSHLTEAVLPDFANTLEQVLSVSPLRAPEVPFVSNVTGDWITAEQACSAQYWLDHIRQPVNFVAGVKVLAENTDVLIEAGPGDTLQKLAKQTVSEDKVVLHSVSHARDLKAPLPPFAKTLAKLWQLGCAIDFTQLTKRPHGQANLLPEYVFADTEYWVEPGAVTKAAANVTNNAVQQGAQLYAPQWQQCVAPQKVASLAGKRVLLLAADVPLVTQLSAALTEAGALLTQIWQGESFSAIDAQTYRLNLQDAAQLSELSAAVGEFDQVIDTRFMQSQSTDVLAYSTLLPVVQWLMSLGGRPLSIVATELFNVLGDDAVSAQKASLLGLMRVAPLELSAQSCQVLALTQQMADNPSQKLSNRLVADLAQGEGEIAYRGAHCFTLTQTAVTAQPTPSAAPEVTLITGGLGGIGLTLAQHLAGQGHTLVLQTRQSMAEPAQWAQLSEDEQQPQKVRARYQQLHALQQSGARLKVISADVTDLTQMQVALNEVQAETGPVTQVIHAAGLPGGGLLNEISAEQAQQSAVAKVQGTQTLLQLFAETPLTRMVLCSCLASIVGAFAQSDYCAANSYLDAVAQQEHPFTVQVLNWDAWINTGMTANMTLADGLGLSHKEACQLLDAALSLDLPQVYCASTEWSQLCAATRATEQALLARLNKPKGHARPELAVEYEAPESELEHKLVALWAEYLGFEQIGIFDSMLELGGDSLVAIQMLAKAKQMFAVELEPAAFFEDPTIDNLAFMIEEQLVAQLQSH from the coding sequence ATGTCAGAACAGCACTATAGTGAACTGGATATTGCCATCATAGGAATGGCCGGGCGTTTCCCCGATGCGGATAACGTCGATGCCTTGTGGCAAAATATTCGCGCCGGCCGCTGCGCCGTGCAAAGTTATGACGACGAGGCGCTGCGCCGCGCCGGGGTGAGCGAGTCTGACTTAAACGACCCGGACTATGTGAAGCGTGGCATACCATTTGACGGACTGGCGCAATTTGATGCTGAGTTTTTTGGCTACACGCCAAAAGAGGCCGAGCAACTAGACCCTCAGCAGCGTCACTTTTTACAAACCTGCTGGCATGCCATGGCCCATGCCGGACTGGCGCAGGGTGAGCTGACCGGCGTTTATGCCGGGTGTGGTGTCCCCGCCTATCTGATGCAAAACTTGTTGCAGGGACAGCAGCGCGATATTACCAGCCTGCTGGCGCTGACCAACGGCAATGACAAAGACTCACTGGCGACCCGGGTGAGCTATGAGCTGGACCTCAAAGGTCCGGCCGTCACGGTTCAGACTGCTTGTTCTACCTCACTGGTTGCGGTGCATATGGCGTGTCGGGCGCTGCAAAACTTTGAGTGTGACTCGGCCCTGGCAGGCGGTGTGTGGCTTAATCTGACGCAGGATCAGGGGTATCATGCCCCGGCTGGTGGCAGCTTGTCGCCATCTGGTCAGTTGAGCGCTTTTGGTGAGCAGGCCGATGGCATATTGATCGGCAGCGGCAGTGCGGCTGTGGTATTAAAGCGCCTAGCAGAAGCACAGGAAGACGGCGACCCTATTCTGGCGGTGATCAAAGGTTCTGCCATCAATAATGATGGCCGCGACAAGGTCGGCTACACCGCGCCGAGCGTTAATGGCCAGGCCAATGCTATTATGGCAGCACTGGAGTTTGCAGACATTGAACCGCACAGTGTGGGCTACATTGAAGCCCACGGCACCGGCACTGAGCTGGGCGATCCGATTGAAATTGCCGCGCTGAGCCAGGCCTATGGCGGTGACACAAAGCAATACTGTGCGATTGGCTCGGCCAAAACTAATCTTGGCCACCTTGATGCCGCAGCCGGGGTGACTGGCCTTATCAAGGCGGTCCAGGCGCTGCGTCATAAGGAATTACCGCCCAGCCTGCACAGCCAGCCTTTGAACAGCAAAATCGACTTTGCCAGCAGCCCCTTTTACGTTAATACCGAGCTGAAACCCTGGCATAGTGAAGGCGTTCGTCGTGCAGCGGTGAGTTCATTAGGCATGGGGGGCACCAACGCCCATGTGATCCTCGAAGAATACAGCCAGCAAGACACGGAGCAAAACAGCGATGCGCCGTGGCATATGCTGCCGATCAGCGCCAGCAGTCAAAGTGCTTTGGTTCGTCAGACTCAGGCGCTGGCCGACACATTGCAGCGCTCGCCAGAGCAGTTTGGCCAGCTGGCTGCCCAGTTGCAGCATAAACGCAGCGCGCTGGCGGTGCGATATGCCTGTGTGGCAGAAAATGCCGAGCAGGCCATTGCGCAGTTACTGCGAGAGCCGCAGGGCGATAAAGCAGCCGCGCCTCGGGTAGCATTGATGTTCTCAGGGCAGGGCTCACAGTATGTCACCATGGCCCAGCCGTTACTGCGCGCAGTACCGACATTTAAGGCCGCCTTCGATGAGGTAATGGGGCATTTCCCGGAGACCTTACAGCAGGAGCTGCACAGCGTCTTTAGTCCGGCAGACAGCGAGATCCTGACGGCCAATCAGCTACTGAATCAGACCCGCATTACGCAACCTGCTTTGTTTGTGGTCGCTTATGCCATGGCAAAATGTTACGAGGCGCACGGCGTGGTCATCAGTGCCATGCTGGGTCACAGCATTGGCGAATATGCGGCGGCTTGTCTGGCTGGGGTAATGACCCTGGAGGTGGCAACTCAGCTTGTGACTGCACGCGGTGAAGTACTGCAAAACATGGCGCCGGGTACCATGCTTTCTGTCATGGCCGATGGTGAAACCATTGCCCCTTATCTTAATGATGGGCTCGACATTGCGGCGCTGAACAGCCCGACCAATACCGTGATTGCCGGCACGCGCGAGGCGATCAAGGCCTTGCAGGGTGAACTGAAAGCGGCCGATATCGCCGCAACCCGCCTGCACGTTTCACACGCTTTCCACAGTCACCTGACCGAAGCTGTTTTACCTGACTTTGCCAATACGCTGGAACAGGTACTGAGTGTATCGCCGCTGCGCGCGCCAGAGGTGCCGTTTGTGTCTAACGTCACAGGCGACTGGATCACGGCTGAGCAGGCCTGCTCAGCACAGTACTGGCTGGACCATATTCGTCAGCCGGTGAACTTTGTGGCCGGTGTGAAGGTGCTGGCAGAGAACACCGATGTGTTGATTGAAGCCGGACCGGGCGACACCCTGCAAAAACTGGCCAAACAAACGGTGAGTGAAGACAAGGTCGTATTGCACTCCGTGTCTCACGCACGTGACCTTAAAGCACCATTACCGCCGTTTGCCAAAACCTTAGCTAAGCTATGGCAGCTGGGTTGTGCGATTGACTTTACACAACTGACAAAGCGTCCACATGGCCAGGCCAATCTGCTGCCCGAGTACGTGTTTGCGGATACCGAGTACTGGGTTGAACCGGGTGCCGTGACAAAAGCGGCAGCGAATGTAACTAACAATGCGGTTCAACAAGGTGCGCAGCTTTATGCTCCGCAATGGCAACAATGTGTTGCGCCACAAAAAGTGGCGTCACTGGCTGGCAAACGGGTATTGCTGCTGGCAGCCGATGTGCCTTTGGTCACACAGCTGAGCGCAGCGTTAACTGAGGCGGGCGCCCTGCTGACTCAAATCTGGCAAGGCGAGTCGTTCTCAGCCATCGATGCACAGACTTACCGCCTGAACCTGCAAGATGCAGCGCAACTGAGTGAGCTGAGTGCGGCGGTGGGGGAGTTTGATCAGGTGATCGACACCCGCTTTATGCAATCACAAAGTACCGATGTGCTGGCCTATAGCACCTTACTGCCAGTGGTACAGTGGCTGATGTCGCTTGGCGGGCGTCCGCTGAGTATCGTCGCAACTGAGCTATTTAATGTGCTGGGCGATGACGCGGTCAGTGCACAAAAGGCCTCCCTGTTAGGGCTCATGCGGGTTGCACCTTTGGAGCTGAGCGCACAGAGCTGTCAGGTACTGGCACTGACACAGCAGATGGCAGACAACCCGAGCCAAAAACTCAGCAATCGTCTGGTCGCTGACTTGGCTCAGGGGGAAGGGGAAATTGCCTATCGCGGTGCACATTGTTTTACTTTAACGCAAACTGCCGTGACCGCTCAGCCCACGCCGAGTGCTGCACCTGAGGTGACGTTAATCACAGGTGGATTAGGCGGTATAGGCCTTACGCTGGCTCAGCACCTGGCCGGACAGGGACATACCCTGGTGCTGCAAACGCGCCAGTCAATGGCAGAGCCTGCGCAGTGGGCACAGCTGAGCGAAGATGAGCAACAGCCGCAGAAGGTACGTGCGCGCTATCAGCAACTCCATGCTTTGCAGCAAAGCGGCGCCAGGCTGAAAGTGATCAGCGCTGATGTGACTGATCTGACACAGATGCAGGTGGCGCTTAACGAAGTACAGGCAGAAACGGGCCCCGTGACTCAGGTGATCCATGCCGCGGGCTTGCCCGGTGGTGGCTTGCTCAATGAGATCTCCGCGGAGCAGGCACAACAAAGCGCCGTGGCCAAAGTGCAGGGTACACAGACGTTATTACAGCTGTTTGCCGAGACGCCATTGACGCGCATGGTGCTGTGTTCCTGTCTGGCTTCCATAGTGGGCGCCTTTGCGCAAAGTGATTACTGCGCCGCTAACAGTTATCTGGACGCGGTTGCACAGCAGGAGCACCCATTTACCGTGCAGGTACTGAACTGGGATGCCTGGATAAACACCGGGATGACGGCCAATATGACGCTGGCCGATGGACTGGGGCTGAGTCACAAAGAAGCGTGCCAGTTACTTGATGCCGCACTAAGTCTGGATTTGCCGCAGGTTTATTGTGCCAGCACCGAGTGGTCGCAATTGTGTGCGGCAACGCGAGCCACGGAGCAGGCATTGCTGGCGCGACTCAACAAGCCCAAAGGCCATGCGCGCCCCGAATTGGCGGTGGAATACGAAGCGCCAGAGAGCGAGCTGGAGCATAAGCTGGTTGCCCTGTGGGCCGAGTATCTGGGTTTTGAGCAGATCGGTATTTTCGACAGCATGCTGGAGCTGGGCGGCGATTCGCTGGTGGCGATCCAGATGCTGGCCAAGGCCAAACAAATGTTTGCCGTTGAGCTGGAGCCGGCCGCTTTCTTTGAAGATCCAACCATAGACAACCTGGCCTTTATGATTGAAGAACAGCTGGTGGCTCAGCTGCAATCTCACTAA
- a CDS encoding non-ribosomal peptide synthetase, whose amino-acid sequence MTATTIMDRLAHHAAQQPQQTALICVDKKAHTRFSFQALYEQSLQLAGHLQHHVSAGDRALILMDTGIEYVTSFLACQHLGVTAIPSFPPESTKAQHIARTVGIAEDASARLVLTTSRFSETVAGMCEALDGISIQVVDELNTPAADAPRHPAHSDEIAFLQYTSGSTAKPKGVMVSHGNLLANEAVISERMQTTQSDVMVSWLPLFHDMGLIGGLLQPIYVGYPLVLCSPRFFMERPARWLQLIGEYGGTVSGGPDFSFRLCLERIRDKQLSELDLSSWRVAFSGAEPIRHDTLLDFAERFAPQGMQASAIYPCYGLAEGTLMVTGTDAGGGAVIRAFDNQGLAAGRAELADARDLRDSDAYCHQVGCGQVASGHLLRITCPQSHQALADGEIGEIWTAGPSIALGYWQNEQATQDTFVALDGHRWLRTGDVGYVFDGQLYISGRQKDLIIMNGHNVYPQDIERAIEAELSFVRKGRVSAFPVPSVESGEGIGLAIETSNSYRNEVPAEQTALIVRDFITEHFAACPELVLLLDQGGLPKTSSGKLQRSACLKLRNANELASYGDFNLAQLQQLTAQDSLPGNAHWDHLTQQLAQCWQSVLRYPVNHDDADFFALGGSSIKAAQLLAQIQSELDCQLDPSSLFAAHRFGDFCQRVRDVMDAPSVQIPVQPLDDYPLSAQQQRQLFLWQLEPDSSAYHIGATIKLSGAINPQRLEQACAQVLAQQPALQQAYFKTAEGQWRQRTAAQPLQWHYHDLSEAADVATQADALQRTCYETPFALGDGENFRAVLIRESEQTYRLVLVMHHIASDAWSFDLLLDAISHHYNTQGEGALDSSDIQYGDFALWQQEWLTSEAAAMQLAYWQERLDGQGDEELLVPEQARRSDLAAPMGVMRFTLDHKHTDKLQQLAHGQNASLFMLLLSSLQVLFYRLSGKRQPQIGVAVANRNLAQLHKLVGFFINTQVIRGSVSPEQSFTQLLEACKHTALEAQRYQDYPFEKLVEVLNPQRALGQTPLFQVMFNHLEQDVAKALTLADCTTDDVQSLQQQAQFDLSIDSRLDEQGQLSIELQYNQALYQHSTITRLSAAFQQLLNQLPQQAQQAIGNLSLGTELAHIPAATGADASAPAAQWLTSISEYAASNPDATAVIFDDQHYSYEWLEQTANRLAHGLVAQGLSDQVVGIMQARKPLMLASVLACLKANAAYLPLDPNFPQAKLVHMVSDSGCAAILGEQADISLPVPCISPVALLSEHHEHSTPPVVLHHAHSLAYLNYTSGSTGQAKGVAIEHQALACYIESAKAFIALSHADVVLQFATINFDAFVEQLFPSWAVGAAVVLRGDTLWDADTLYQQAQRHKISVMDLSAAYWRSIAASWARMATTTPLSLPHLRQVHSGGEAMSEQGITDWRAAGLGEVRLLNTYGPTEIVVEAAIHDCRTLTAGEQVPLGHALNGRRLYVLDSNLQPVAEGQVGELYIGGELLARGYWQRPAQTATCFIADPFANNGARMYASGDLVSWQNGALHYHGRSDHQVKIRGFRVELGEIETRLTQLPDVDVAVVITEQQAQSLSLIAYVQSERHDDPDYALRLKRALTEQLPDYMVPAQIVVLAQLPVNASGKLERQQLPKVQPAQAPVASTATNQTEQALETIWMKHLAVAQVDRNANFFDLGGHSLLLMAVFDDLKPQFAQLQLTDLFAYPSIASLAAYLDQSQTTQSQTTSAPSGARQRRGMGAVAARKRKVRES is encoded by the coding sequence ATGACCGCCACGACGATAATGGATCGCCTTGCCCACCACGCAGCACAACAGCCACAACAAACCGCGCTGATCTGCGTAGATAAAAAAGCACACACACGCTTTAGTTTTCAGGCCTTGTATGAACAGAGTTTACAGCTGGCAGGGCATCTGCAGCATCACGTCAGTGCGGGTGATCGCGCCCTGATCCTGATGGATACCGGCATTGAATATGTGACCAGCTTTCTCGCTTGTCAGCATCTGGGGGTGACCGCTATACCGAGCTTTCCACCCGAGTCGACCAAAGCGCAACACATTGCCCGTACTGTGGGCATTGCCGAAGACGCCAGTGCCCGGCTGGTGCTAACCACCTCTCGTTTTAGTGAAACGGTCGCGGGTATGTGCGAGGCCCTGGATGGCATTAGTATCCAGGTGGTGGACGAATTAAATACACCAGCGGCCGATGCGCCACGCCACCCGGCCCACAGCGACGAAATTGCCTTTTTGCAGTACACCTCGGGCTCAACCGCCAAACCAAAAGGCGTGATGGTCAGCCATGGTAATTTGCTGGCCAATGAAGCGGTGATCTCCGAGCGAATGCAAACCACCCAATCCGATGTGATGGTCAGCTGGTTGCCGCTGTTTCATGATATGGGACTGATTGGCGGGCTGTTGCAGCCGATCTACGTTGGTTATCCGTTGGTATTGTGCTCGCCACGATTCTTTATGGAACGCCCGGCGCGCTGGCTACAGCTGATCGGTGAATATGGCGGCACTGTCTCAGGTGGCCCCGATTTTTCTTTCCGTTTGTGTCTGGAGCGGATCCGCGATAAGCAACTGAGCGAATTAGACCTGAGCAGTTGGCGCGTCGCCTTCTCCGGTGCAGAACCAATTCGCCACGATACTCTGTTGGATTTTGCGGAGCGCTTTGCGCCGCAGGGGATGCAGGCATCGGCCATTTACCCTTGCTATGGTCTGGCCGAGGGCACCCTGATGGTGACGGGCACAGACGCTGGTGGTGGTGCCGTGATCCGTGCCTTTGATAATCAGGGGTTGGCAGCGGGCCGCGCAGAGCTGGCCGATGCCCGCGATCTGCGCGACAGCGACGCATACTGCCACCAGGTTGGCTGTGGTCAAGTCGCCAGCGGCCACCTGCTCAGGATCACGTGTCCACAGTCACATCAGGCGCTGGCCGACGGTGAAATTGGTGAGATCTGGACCGCCGGACCCAGCATCGCGCTGGGGTACTGGCAAAATGAACAAGCGACTCAGGACACCTTTGTGGCGCTCGATGGTCACCGCTGGCTAAGAACCGGTGACGTTGGCTATGTGTTCGACGGTCAGCTCTATATCTCGGGCCGACAAAAGGACTTGATCATCATGAATGGTCACAATGTTTATCCGCAGGATATTGAGCGCGCCATCGAAGCCGAGCTGAGCTTTGTGCGTAAAGGGCGGGTCTCGGCGTTTCCGGTTCCCAGTGTCGAGAGTGGCGAAGGCATTGGTCTGGCAATCGAAACCAGCAACAGCTATCGCAATGAGGTGCCAGCAGAGCAAACGGCGTTAATTGTACGTGATTTTATCACTGAGCACTTTGCTGCCTGCCCTGAGCTGGTATTGCTCCTGGACCAAGGGGGCTTGCCAAAAACCTCCAGCGGTAAGCTCCAGCGCAGTGCCTGTCTGAAGTTACGCAATGCCAACGAGCTGGCCAGTTATGGTGATTTTAACCTGGCTCAGCTGCAACAACTGACGGCGCAAGACTCGCTGCCCGGCAATGCCCACTGGGATCACCTGACCCAGCAACTGGCGCAGTGCTGGCAAAGCGTACTGCGTTATCCGGTCAACCACGACGATGCGGATTTTTTTGCGCTGGGAGGCAGCTCGATTAAAGCCGCTCAGCTACTGGCACAGATACAGAGCGAACTGGATTGCCAGCTCGACCCCAGCAGCTTGTTCGCGGCACATCGCTTTGGTGATTTCTGCCAGCGTGTACGAGACGTGATGGATGCACCCAGTGTGCAGATCCCTGTGCAACCGCTGGATGATTACCCACTCAGTGCCCAGCAACAAAGGCAGTTGTTCTTATGGCAACTGGAGCCCGATAGCAGTGCCTATCATATTGGCGCAACGATAAAATTATCAGGCGCAATTAATCCGCAGCGCCTTGAGCAGGCCTGTGCACAGGTACTGGCCCAGCAACCAGCGCTGCAACAAGCCTATTTCAAAACGGCCGAAGGCCAGTGGCGTCAGCGCACCGCTGCGCAGCCTTTGCAGTGGCATTATCATGACCTCAGCGAGGCTGCGGATGTAGCCACACAGGCGGATGCCTTGCAGCGTACTTGCTATGAAACCCCGTTTGCACTGGGCGACGGCGAAAATTTCCGTGCTGTGTTGATCCGTGAGTCTGAACAGACATATCGCCTGGTGCTGGTTATGCACCACATTGCCAGTGATGCCTGGAGCTTTGATTTGCTGCTGGATGCCATCTCGCATCACTACAACACGCAGGGGGAAGGCGCGCTCGACAGCAGCGACATCCAGTATGGTGACTTTGCTCTGTGGCAGCAGGAGTGGCTGACCTCAGAGGCCGCCGCGATGCAGCTGGCTTACTGGCAGGAAAGGTTGGATGGTCAGGGTGATGAAGAGTTACTGGTGCCTGAGCAAGCGCGACGCAGCGATTTGGCAGCGCCCATGGGCGTGATGCGTTTTACCCTGGATCACAAGCACACCGACAAGCTGCAACAGCTGGCTCATGGTCAAAATGCCAGTTTGTTTATGCTGTTGCTAAGCAGTTTGCAGGTGCTGTTTTATCGCCTCAGTGGCAAACGTCAGCCACAGATTGGCGTGGCGGTGGCCAACCGCAATCTGGCACAGCTGCACAAGCTGGTGGGTTTTTTCATCAATACTCAGGTGATCCGTGGCTCGGTATCACCGGAACAAAGTTTTACCCAGTTGCTCGAAGCGTGCAAACACACAGCGCTGGAGGCACAGCGTTATCAGGACTATCCATTTGAAAAGCTGGTGGAAGTGCTGAATCCACAGCGCGCACTGGGACAGACACCGCTGTTTCAGGTGATGTTTAACCACCTTGAGCAGGATGTGGCTAAGGCACTGACGCTGGCCGACTGCACCACAGATGATGTGCAGTCACTGCAGCAGCAGGCGCAGTTTGATCTCAGTATAGATTCGCGACTGGATGAGCAAGGCCAGTTGAGCATTGAGCTACAGTACAATCAGGCGCTCTATCAGCACAGCACCATAACGCGATTGTCTGCGGCTTTTCAGCAGCTACTCAATCAGCTGCCACAACAGGCGCAGCAGGCCATTGGCAATCTGTCTTTGGGCACAGAACTGGCACACATCCCGGCGGCAACGGGCGCTGATGCGTCGGCACCCGCTGCACAGTGGCTCACATCAATCAGCGAGTATGCAGCCAGCAATCCGGATGCCACGGCGGTAATTTTTGACGACCAGCACTATAGCTATGAGTGGCTGGAGCAAACGGCCAACCGGCTCGCACATGGTCTGGTCGCTCAGGGTCTGTCAGATCAGGTGGTGGGGATCATGCAGGCCCGTAAACCCCTGATGCTGGCCTCGGTGTTGGCGTGTTTGAAGGCCAATGCCGCCTACTTACCGTTAGATCCTAACTTCCCGCAAGCGAAGTTAGTACATATGGTCAGCGACAGTGGTTGTGCTGCGATACTGGGTGAGCAGGCTGATATCTCCTTACCTGTGCCCTGTATTTCTCCGGTTGCTTTACTCAGTGAACATCATGAACACAGCACTCCGCCTGTGGTGTTGCATCATGCTCATTCACTGGCCTATTTAAACTATACCTCTGGCTCGACGGGTCAGGCGAAGGGCGTGGCGATTGAGCATCAGGCGCTGGCCTGTTACATCGAATCGGCAAAAGCGTTTATTGCGCTCAGCCACGCCGATGTTGTGCTGCAATTTGCCACCATTAACTTTGATGCCTTTGTCGAGCAGCTGTTCCCCAGCTGGGCTGTGGGCGCTGCCGTGGTGTTACGTGGCGATACGCTGTGGGATGCCGACACCCTGTATCAGCAAGCACAACGTCACAAGATCAGCGTGATGGATCTCAGTGCCGCCTATTGGCGCAGCATTGCCGCCAGCTGGGCGCGAATGGCAACCACCACGCCATTGTCACTGCCCCATTTACGCCAGGTGCATTCGGGTGGTGAAGCCATGTCAGAGCAGGGCATTACGGACTGGCGCGCGGCAGGTCTGGGTGAGGTGCGTCTGCTCAACACTTACGGACCAACAGAAATCGTGGTTGAGGCCGCTATTCATGATTGCCGCACCCTGACAGCGGGCGAGCAAGTCCCGCTCGGTCATGCCCTGAATGGTCGTCGCCTGTATGTGCTCGACAGCAACCTTCAGCCGGTGGCCGAAGGCCAGGTGGGTGAACTTTATATCGGCGGCGAGCTGCTCGCGCGCGGATACTGGCAACGTCCGGCGCAGACGGCCACTTGCTTTATTGCCGATCCGTTTGCGAATAATGGTGCGCGCATGTACGCCAGTGGCGATCTGGTTAGCTGGCAAAATGGCGCGCTGCATTATCATGGCCGCAGCGATCATCAGGTTAAAATTCGCGGTTTCCGGGTTGAACTGGGTGAAATCGAAACGCGCTTAACGCAGCTGCCGGACGTGGATGTGGCGGTGGTGATCACCGAGCAGCAGGCACAGTCGTTAAGCCTGATTGCCTATGTACAAAGCGAGCGCCATGATGACCCGGACTATGCACTCAGGCTCAAGCGGGCGCTGACCGAGCAGCTGCCCGACTATATGGTCCCGGCGCAGATTGTGGTGCTTGCACAGCTACCTGTTAATGCCAGCGGCAAGCTGGAGCGTCAGCAACTGCCAAAAGTCCAGCCCGCGCAGGCGCCGGTAGCCAGCACGGCAACCAATCAGACAGAGCAGGCGCTGGAAACAATCTGGATGAAGCATCTGGCGGTCGCTCAGGTTGACCGCAATGCAAACTTCTTCGATTTGGGAGGCCATTCGCTGTTGCTGATGGCGGTCTTTGACGACTTAAAACCGCAGTTTGCCCAGTTGCAGCTGACCGACTTATTCGCCTATCCCAGCATCGCCAGCCTGGCTGCGTATCTGGACCAGTCACAAACAACACAGTCACAAACAACTAGCGCCCCGAGTGGCGCCCGGCAGCGCCGCGGCATGGGTGCCGTCGCTGCCCGTAAACGTAAAGTAAGAGAATCATAA
- a CDS encoding MbtH family protein: MSFDNDNGTFKVLVNHEEQYSLWPSYKSVPGGWQDVGVEGDKETCLAYINTHWTDMRPLSLRQAMDQ, translated from the coding sequence ATGAGCTTTGATAACGACAATGGCACCTTCAAGGTCCTGGTGAACCATGAAGAACAATACTCACTCTGGCCCAGTTATAAAAGCGTGCCCGGTGGTTGGCAGGATGTGGGTGTCGAAGGTGATAAAGAGACCTGTCTGGCCTACATCAATACGCACTGGACTGATATGCGTCCGTTAAGCCTTCGCCAGGCGATGGATCAGTAA
- a CDS encoding N-acetyltransferase family protein → MGHIMQIRTATAEDLPILRQLEQAVIAAERPYNQAIKPQDARYYDLSALLDCPDSLLVVGEQDGKIVATGYVQHRDSKAQLVHARHGYLGFMYVDPDYRGQGLNQAIMTHLMNWSKQQAIHDFYLDVYSDNQAAIRAYEKAGFSPCLLEMKVHLCEQ, encoded by the coding sequence ATGGGACATATCATGCAGATCCGCACCGCAACGGCAGAAGACCTGCCTATTTTACGTCAGCTGGAGCAGGCCGTAATCGCTGCCGAGCGCCCCTACAATCAAGCCATTAAGCCACAGGATGCGCGTTACTATGATTTATCAGCCCTGCTTGACTGTCCCGACAGTCTGCTGGTCGTCGGTGAGCAAGACGGCAAGATTGTGGCCACAGGTTATGTCCAGCATCGGGACTCGAAAGCACAGCTGGTACATGCGCGCCATGGGTATCTGGGCTTTATGTATGTCGATCCGGATTATCGCGGTCAGGGCCTGAATCAGGCGATCATGACGCACCTGATGAACTGGAGTAAGCAGCAGGCGATCCACGACTTTTATCTGGATGTGTACAGCGACAATCAGGCTGCGATACGGGCCTACGAAAAGGCCGGGTTTAGTCCGTGTCTGCTGGAGATGAAAGTGCATCTGTGTGAGCAATAG